From Corvus cornix cornix isolate S_Up_H32 chromosome 6, ASM73873v5, whole genome shotgun sequence, one genomic window encodes:
- the GDF10 gene encoding growth/differentiation factor 10 encodes MAARLTCCLLLWSLGHGGCRSPEGEGAGSPPACPVQPPADPDSSAPGRDPRGGSSPPPGLGSIAQDMVAVHMLKLYEKYNREGSRPGDGNTVRSFKAKPEFLAQKPLYCFNLTSMQDSEMILAATFHFYADKRPRHREVFCKRSKNSSCRLLHLPPALRLNLVFQSLHQNSAYGLVKGNITVLLQRRGAWHAKDISHIVKESKRAGELILCAELDSGEKHQGFPEQVASHLPYILVYANDLAISEPNSVAGTLQRYDPFPPNDGDPNLSPNASTDTRVRRDTYLASSIQNNELPEVDYNNNKYNKHDIWENAYRSLKPKASRKDRRRKGQENTETLKTSQVLNFDEKTMKKARRKQWNEPRICSRRYMKVDFADIGWNEWIISPKSFDAYYCAGACEFPMPKIVRPSNHATIQSIVKAVGIIPGIPEPCCVPDKMSSLSVLFLDENKNVVLKVYPNMSVETCACR; translated from the exons ATGGCCGCCCGCCTgacctgctgcctcctgctgtgGTCCCTGGGCCATGGGGGCTGCCGCTCGCCCGAGGGGGAGGGCGCCGGCAGCCCGCCCGCCTGCCCCGTCCAGCCGCCGGCCGACCCGGACTCGTCCGCCCCCGGCCGCGACCCCCGCGGCGGCTCTTCGCCGccccctgggctgggcagcatCGCTCAGGACATGGTAGCTGTCCACATGCTTAAGCTCTACGAGAAGTACAACCGGGAGGGGAGCCGGCCAGGCGACGGCAACACGGTCCGCAGCTTCAAAGCCAAACCGG AATTCTTGGCCCAGAAGCCCTTGTACTGCTTTAATCTGACATCCATGCAGGATTCAGAAATGATCCTTGCTGCCACTTTTCACTTCTATGCTGACAAACGCCCTCGGCACCGGGAAGTGTTTTGTAAACGATCCAAGAACTCATCCTGTCGCCTCCTTCACCTGCCTCCAGCCCTACGGCTCAACCTGGTTTTCCAAAGCCTTCACCAGAATTCTGCTTATGGACTAGTGAAAGGGAACATCACTGTGCTTCTTCAAAGGCGAGGGGCTTGGCATGCAAAGGACATTTCACACATCGTAAAAGAATCGAAACGAGCTGGAGAGCTCATTCTCTGTGCTGAGCTTGATTCTGGGGAGAAACACCAGGGCTTCCCTGAACAGGTTGCCAGCCATTTACCTTATATACTAGTTTATGCCAATGATCTTGCAATCTCTGAACCTAACAGTGTGGCAGGCACCCTACAGCGTTATGATCCATTCCCTCCCAATGACGGGGACCCAAATCTATCCCCTAATGCTTCTACTGATACTCGAGTTAGGAGGGATACATACCTCGCTAGCTCTATTCAGAACAACGAGTTGCCAGAAGTAGATTATAACAACAATAAATACAACAAACATGACATATGGGAGAATGCCTACAGATCCTTGAAACCAAAAGCCTCACGCAAAGACCGGAGGAGAAAAGggcaagaaaatacagaaacacttaAAACATCTCAGGTGCTAAATTTTGATgagaaaacaatgaagaaagCAAGGCGAAAACAATGGAATGAGCCAAGGATTTGTTCAAGAAGATACATGAAAGTTGACTTTGCTGATATTGGCTGGAATGAATGGATCATATCTCCCAAATCATTTGATGCCTACTACTGTGCAGGTGCATGTGAATTTCCAATGCCCAAG ATTGTGCGGCCATCAAATCATGCTACTATTCAGAGCATCGTAAAAGCAGTAGGAATCATTCCTGGCATCCCAGAACCCTGCTGTGTTCCTGACAAAATGAGCTCCCTCAGTGTCCTTTTCTTAGATGAGaacaaaaatgttgttttaaaagtatATCCCAATATGTCAGTTGAAACTTGTGCCTGCCGATAA